From Medicago truncatula cultivar Jemalong A17 chromosome 7, MtrunA17r5.0-ANR, whole genome shotgun sequence, a single genomic window includes:
- the LOC120577132 gene encoding uncharacterized protein — translation MRRIPPVPPSSSIPSSSSESSTNNPVIGSDSLFMGHQAVNIQTNESRIAGNVESMNSTTELELLAPLPPSMEGKNDVNKGEDSNDKQTQTLQQLKKEDGTGTGSTLSGVHFDVEACRKALARMIIVDELPFKFLEGEEFRYFVSIVQPRFPIPSRISVARDCWDILTKEKHKLRSMFRRGD, via the exons ATGCGTCGTATACCACCAGTGCCGCCGTCGTCGTCGATTCCTTCATCCTCTTCGGAAAGCAGCACCAACAATCCTGTCATTGGCTCCGATTCTCTCTTTATGGGTCATCAG GCTGTAAACATTCAAACTAACGAGAGTAGAATAGCTGGGAATGTTGAATCCATGAACTCTACTACTGAACTTGAACTACTAGCACCACTGCCACCGAGTATGGAGGGGAAAAATGATGTGAACAAAGGTGAAGATTCcaatgataaacaaacacaaactcttcaacaattgaaaaaagaagatGGGACAGGAACTGGTAGTACTCTTTCCGGTGTCCATTTTGATGTTGAAGCATGTAGGAAAGCGTTAGCTAGGATGATAATTGTTGATGAGTTGCCTTTTAAGTTTCTTGAGGGGGAGGAATTTCGCTATTTTGTGAGTATTGTGCAGCCTAGATTCCCCATTCCTTCTAGGATTTCAGTTGCTAGAGATTGTTGGGATATTTTAACCAAAGAGAAACATAAGTTAAGAAGTATGTTTAGGAGAGGGGATTAG